In a single window of the Microbacterium sp. SL75 genome:
- a CDS encoding sensor histidine kinase: protein MSTTTGPERTRVPGRRPFRRGWFIGASISLIWTFPVLVELWEGPSVAGHLVGTAIVVLFAAAFMATVPYARVTASRLRRVAPTVVLFALSLALLPWLGADIRWMWTFVGVAFAVSAMGRRTTWLFVPALSALSFVVGEAMGADALSNVVNSAIILSISIMMFSFVENISTLERLRDAQEQIAELAAERERGRVARDVHDILGHSLTVITVKAELAGRLMDAGSPAARDEIGQIEELSRGALADVRATVHGYRGVSISGELAAARAALESAGVSADLPGSTDQVPADRRELAGWVVREAVTNVVRHSGANACRVRLDNRSIEVADDGCGPASTASTGSGLTGLRERVESSGARLTIGRSDLGGFRVKVAW, encoded by the coding sequence GTGAGCACGACGACCGGCCCGGAACGCACCCGCGTTCCGGGCCGCCGTCCGTTCCGACGCGGCTGGTTCATCGGGGCGTCGATCTCGTTGATCTGGACCTTTCCCGTGCTCGTCGAACTGTGGGAGGGGCCGAGCGTCGCGGGTCACCTCGTCGGCACCGCGATCGTGGTCCTGTTCGCGGCCGCGTTCATGGCGACCGTTCCCTACGCCCGTGTCACCGCGTCGCGCCTGCGCCGGGTGGCGCCGACCGTGGTGCTGTTCGCACTCAGCCTCGCGCTGCTGCCGTGGCTCGGCGCCGACATCCGTTGGATGTGGACGTTCGTCGGCGTCGCGTTCGCCGTCTCGGCGATGGGCCGACGGACGACCTGGCTGTTCGTCCCGGCCCTCAGCGCTCTGTCGTTCGTCGTCGGCGAGGCGATGGGCGCCGACGCGTTGTCGAACGTCGTAAACTCGGCGATCATCCTCTCGATCTCGATCATGATGTTCAGCTTCGTCGAGAACATCTCGACCCTCGAGCGTCTTCGCGACGCGCAGGAGCAGATCGCCGAACTCGCCGCCGAGCGCGAACGCGGACGGGTCGCCCGCGATGTACACGACATCCTCGGACACTCGCTCACCGTGATCACCGTCAAGGCCGAGTTGGCGGGACGACTGATGGATGCCGGCTCCCCGGCCGCCCGTGACGAGATCGGCCAGATCGAGGAGCTGTCGCGGGGAGCGCTGGCCGACGTGCGGGCGACGGTCCACGGTTACCGGGGCGTGAGCATCAGCGGCGAGCTCGCCGCGGCGCGAGCGGCGCTCGAGAGCGCGGGAGTGTCCGCCGACCTCCCCGGCTCCACCGACCAGGTTCCCGCCGACCGGCGTGAACTCGCCGGCTGGGTCGTTCGAGAAGCCGTGACCAACGTGGTCCGCCATTCCGGAGCGAACGCCTGCCGCGTGCGACTCGACAACCGCTCCATCGAGGTCGCCGACGACGGTTGCGGCCCGGCGTCCACGGCATCCACCGGTTCGGGTCTGACCGG